The Bacteroides ovatus genomic interval GTTTATAATCATATTGTTTTAGAGATAGAGGCTACAGACTCTCGTGTGGAAATCTATGTACTTTATGAAGGGCTTGAAAAGAGCACTTGTATAGGGGGGATAGATGCCGGAAAAACGAAAGCCGTTTGTGAACTTGAACATATAGATAAGGTGCAGGCGATTTACATAGCTAAATCAAAGGTAGGTATAACCAAGATTGTCAAGTTTGTGCTGACAGATGAAATAGATTAAGTATTTATTTGTTGAAAAAACAGCCCTCGCTACGGAGTTATTCTCCGCGCGAGGGCTGTTTTGTGTATAATCTATCTTGTGTTCAGGTAATACATCGCGATTGGTGTTCTTTTTATTATCAGCTTTGTTTTCTTGTCAAGTAGCTTGTTTGCAAGCTGATTAAGTAGGGAGGTATAAGAAGAGAAGCAGGTATAGTTGCGTTGGGATACCGGTATTGTTCCATTAAAGTACCGGTATCATTAATTTCCCACGGCCGTGACAAGATCTTCCCACGGCCGTGGTAGGAACTCGTCACGGCTGTGGGAAGAAGCTACCACGGCCGTGAAGAATTAAGTATACCGGTATCCTGATCGAACAATAGTTATTGAATGATATAAGTATGCTGGTTGTATGACGGATGTTTAATGGCGGCTTTTCTTGAAAGGTAAGTAAAGCTGGAAGGATAGGAGATATGGGAGAGCAAAATCATAAAATAATAGGCTGACAATAAAACTTATAAAATGTTATTGTCAGCCTATTGTCAGGGCTTATTGTCAGCATCTAAAGGGTTGAAAATCATTTATCTAATGAATAGGAATGACGGCTGACAATAAGAACTGCAAAATTTATATGTAAATACAATCAGTGATGTAGTTATTAACTCATCTTTGCATTGATTGGATTGAGCTTTTTTATCTACTTTCTCTCTTACTTTTCGATTCGTTCATAAACAGATAAGATTTCTTATAGCCTCCGTAGTCTACGACTAACTTTTCCAGCACGATACCCGGATCAAGAGGTTTGAAAGTGATTGTTTGCATACCGTCTGATGTATTCGGTACATTCAGTTTTGCTTTTTTCTCAACGATGCGTCGTGCGACTGTCGGATAGTATATGCTGTATACATTTTCAGGAAGCTCGTTTAAGTTATGATTGAAATTGATCGTCTGATCCTTTCCTCCTTCAAATCCGATACTATACTCATGTCCTTTGCGATCGTGGAAAGCAAGAGTTGATTTTACTATCACATGGACAGTCACCTTGTCAATTCCTTTAGGCAACTTTATCTTGTAGGAGATAGAAGCTCCGTCAGTTGGTTGTGTGTAAGGCATCAGAGCCATGCCACTAAGGGTACGCCCCATATAGGGAATCACTGTCCATTCCGTATCAGGCGCTGCTTTAGCGCTGTAGTAATGTTCGGCTTCTATGGCTATATATCCGTCTTGTCCGGTGAATACGTATCCGCCGACAGCCTTTTCCGGATTTTCGATTCGGTAGATTTTAGGCAGTGTATCAGCGGGGAAGTTATCATTCCATGAGGTATAACCGATATGTTTCTGAATCATCATATTCTTCCATTTGCCGCCGGACATAATGTTGTTATAATCGTCACTCAACGCTTTATCCCGTGCAAAAGCCTGTTCCACTTTATCTGCCCATTCGTTAGCTTGCGGATTGTTTTCTTTATACAATTTATGGTTCATGGCTTGTGCATAATACATTTCGTACAGGTTTGCCATGGCTTGAACGGGGAAGAGGATTAATTGCTTGTAAGCATCTTTATATTCCGGTTTCAGTGATATGTATTGTCTCAAAGCTTCCGCTTCCAGTTTCAGATATTCATCAGATACTTGTTTCCATTCGCCGGTCTCCAGGTTATAAGTATTCCGGTCGAGCATTTCTCCCGTCACGCGGCCGTTGTATTTGCTGTACAGGTTTAAGATTCGCATGGCTTCATCCGCCTGGTCTTCGCCAAACTGCTGTGCGCAGAAACGACGGGGATGATCCAGCAAGTTGGAGACGTTGAATTGCTTGGGATTCCATGCCATATCCATGAAGAGCGTGATCGGATATTCCATTGGTTTCAAATCGCCTACATTCAGTATCCACAGCTTTTCTACTCCATAATCGTATGTGAGTTGAAGTTGCTCCCACATATTTTGTATAGGGGTTACGTTCAGCCATTTAGAGTTTCTCGGAGCACCTACGTAGTCTACATGGTAATACATGCCCCAACCGCCCGGATGCTTGCGTTCTTTGGCATTTGGCAGGCGGCATACATTGCCCCAATTATCATCACACAATAGCATGATAACATCATCGGGCACACGCATACCTTTATCGTAATAATCCAATACTTCTTTATACAACGCCCATACTTGCGGAGTCTCTTTGGCCGGACGTTTGGTGACTTCTTCAATAATCTTGCGCTGATTCTTGACTACATTCTCCAGAAGTTTCACATTGGTGCTTTTACTCATGGCTGCGTCACCGTCTCCGCGCATACCGATGGTTACGATATCTTCTGTACCCTGCATCCGTTCGATGCCTTCACGGAAAAACTGATCGATCACTTTTTGGTTAGTTGTATAATCCCATGCACCATATTCTTTGCGCTTGCGTGACCATTCCTGATGGTTGCGTGCCATCGGTTCGTGGTGGGACGTGCCGATAATGACTCCCATTTCACTTGCTGTTTTACTATTCTGCGGGTCGTCAGCATAGAAAGCCCAGCTCCACATGGCCGGCCAAAGGAAATTACCTTTCAGGCGTAGTATCAGTTCACACACCCGTGCATAAAAACGATGGTCGCCGTAGTTGGTGCCGTATGTGTGTTTTACCCATCGGGTAAGACACGGCGCTTCATCATTCAGAAAGATACCGCGATAGGTTACGGCCGGCTCTCCGTCCGAGTATTGTCCGGGTTTAATATATACATTTGCTTGTTTCATGACGGGAACATCTGCCCACCAATACCAGGGAGATACTCCCATCTGTTCAGAAAGCTCGTAGATACCATAAATAGTGCCGCGTCTGTCGCTGCCGATGATAACTACCGCTTCATCTATTCCCTCGCAAGGATTGGCGATGACTTGCAGGATGTATTTTTCATTTTTTCCATCCAATTCCTTTTTGTCTATTTTGCCTGCTGACATCAGCTTCTTTATAAAAGGAGTGCCATAAGTACCTGCAATGATACACCGTTTCGAACTTGTGCTTGTTAAGAGTTCGGGCTTTTTTCCGCATACTTGCAGTATGTCTTGTTGAAGATTGCCGGCAGCAATCATTACCCCTTTGTCTTCGGAAGAATCTATGTATATCGGACAAGGAACTCCGTTGGCAACCAACGGAAAATGATTACCGGCCGGTGTGAATATTACAAATTGTTCAGCGGCAAATGCCGCTATACTCACAACAGAGAGGTAGAAGAATAGAAATAACTTTTTCATGGTTTCAATATTTAGTAATTTGTTGTTAATCATTGATCTTATGTTTCACAGTAACCGGATATTCTATTTGTTGATAATTGCTAATTGGAAACTGGATGCAGGAAGTCCTTCTGTATTATAGATGGAAGAGGGTGGATTGTTTTCCCATGCATAGCGGATGCTTGCCGGTATTCCTTTTCCGTTCCATAAAGCAATTACTTTATCCCCTTCGGTATAGGCCTCTACAAATTTATATTTTCCATCATTGGCAGCAATGGCAATGCCTTCTAATGATTTAGCTTGCTTTAAAGAGCCTGTTCCTTGCCTGAAAGAGATAACGATCCGACCGTTTTCTTTTAATTCGGCAGCTTCAGCCATAGGCCCTTCCGCTACGATATTCTTCTCACCGAAAGAAAGTTTATTCATTTGAAGCACACAACGGTGTGCCAAGTCTTTTTTGTTAAGTGGATGAATATCATTACTTTCACCTAGATCAATGGCAGTGGCCAGTCCGACATTCTTTAACTGGAGACTTGCCTTGCGTTGTGCTTCACGTACTTGTGCGTTGCCACTTTCTACAGGCACTTTGCTTCTTTGTTGGTAATTCGCAAGTTGCACAATGACGAAAGGCAGGTTTTTATTGTTCCATTGGGTACGCCAGTCGTTTACAAGATCAATCAGATGTCTTTCATAATGTTTGCTACCTTCAGGACCCGTATCCGACTCTCCCTGATACCAGATTATGCCTCGTATTCCGTAGTTGCGTAGCGGATGAATCATACTATTATATAGTCCGGTGGGTTCATTTTGGAATCCGATAGTGGAAGGAATACGCTTCATTGTACAGCCTATTTTATGCTGCCACATAGCGGTCAGCGGAATTGTCTGACCGGCTATTTCCAATTGGTAAGGCTTCCCTTTTACAAATTCCGGACGTCCGGCACTGCTGACAAGGCGGATGACAATCTCGTTTTCACCGGCACGGAGTAAGTCTGTCGGGACTTGGTAAA includes:
- a CDS encoding glycosyl hydrolase 115 family protein translates to MKKLFLFFYLSVVSIAAFAAEQFVIFTPAGNHFPLVANGVPCPIYIDSSEDKGVMIAAGNLQQDILQVCGKKPELLTSTSSKRCIIAGTYGTPFIKKLMSAGKIDKKELDGKNEKYILQVIANPCEGIDEAVVIIGSDRRGTIYGIYELSEQMGVSPWYWWADVPVMKQANVYIKPGQYSDGEPAVTYRGIFLNDEAPCLTRWVKHTYGTNYGDHRFYARVCELILRLKGNFLWPAMWSWAFYADDPQNSKTASEMGVIIGTSHHEPMARNHQEWSRKRKEYGAWDYTTNQKVIDQFFREGIERMQGTEDIVTIGMRGDGDAAMSKSTNVKLLENVVKNQRKIIEEVTKRPAKETPQVWALYKEVLDYYDKGMRVPDDVIMLLCDDNWGNVCRLPNAKERKHPGGWGMYYHVDYVGAPRNSKWLNVTPIQNMWEQLQLTYDYGVEKLWILNVGDLKPMEYPITLFMDMAWNPKQFNVSNLLDHPRRFCAQQFGEDQADEAMRILNLYSKYNGRVTGEMLDRNTYNLETGEWKQVSDEYLKLEAEALRQYISLKPEYKDAYKQLILFPVQAMANLYEMYYAQAMNHKLYKENNPQANEWADKVEQAFARDKALSDDYNNIMSGGKWKNMMIQKHIGYTSWNDNFPADTLPKIYRIENPEKAVGGYVFTGQDGYIAIEAEHYYSAKAAPDTEWTVIPYMGRTLSGMALMPYTQPTDGASISYKIKLPKGIDKVTVHVIVKSTLAFHDRKGHEYSIGFEGGKDQTINFNHNLNELPENVYSIYYPTVARRIVEKKAKLNVPNTSDGMQTITFKPLDPGIVLEKLVVDYGGYKKSYLFMNESKSKRESR